CGTGAGCGTGCGATCCTCGGCGACGATGCGGACCAGTTTGCCTCGGAAAACGACAAGCTGGCAACTGTCGAAGACGGGGACGATGACCTGCTCGGCGGAGACTTTGGCGGCCAGGCCAATGTTGGCGCGCAGGAGATCGGCGGCTTCGAGAGCTCTTTCCCTGCAATCGACACTACCAACGAGGTAAGCATGTGCTGCTAGCCCTGGGCTCGATGCGCCAGACGTGTGAAGACAGCTGGCGGGAGGACATGCACCACGGTAGCCTCATCTCGTGGTCGTATCTGACAGAAGCAGCACATGGCCCCTGGCGGCACAATCACAGGGCCCACCCTCCCGTTTCTTCCTGGCCAGCCTGCACCCTCGTTCACCCCCCAGCGATCAGATTCCCCTGAGCCTGATGTGATCCGTGAATGGCGTGAGCGCCGCGAGCTCCAGATCCAGCACCGTGACGAGGTTTCTGCCGAGCGCAAGAGCAAGACCATCCAGGAGGCGCAGCAGAACATCGACGACTTCTACGAGAACTACAACAACAAGAAGGACAAGGAGATCGCCAAGACACGGAAAGAAGCTGAGGAGTTCCTTGCCAACCGGGACGACACAACAGCTGGCGGTACTAGTTGGGAGCGCATTGCCAAGCTGGTCGACCTGAGCGGCAAGGGCACCAAGGGTGGAGCGTCAGGAAGCGAGAAGGCGCGATTCAGGGAGCTTCTGCTTAGCCTGAGGAAGGACGACAAGGCGCCTGGCTCGACCGGGTACTAGCCGGGCCAACGAAGATGGAGAGTGCGAAAAGAGACGGTACATGATGATCATTTCCGGCGGCTGGTTTAAGCATGACTTTTGGCAAGTCCGGAATACCTGGATGCGGCTTGGAGTTCATGGATAGGTTGCAGACTACCTTACGCAACTGTGTTAATACCCGATCCTAGACGTTGCACAGTGACTTGTCACGTTGCCGACAAATTGTGACCATCGATCAACTATGTTACCTTGTCCATCACTGATCAGAAAAAAAAAAGCTCGATTTAGTACCTCTGAAGGCTCAGTATTTTGAACATCATGTCGATCAGACGTGCAGACACGGAGGACAAAGCTTGCACGGAGTCCTGAGCTGGCTAGACGGTCGCTCGAACCATCACTTTACGCCGTTCTCTTCCATATCACAGCATCTTCCATTGACTTGCTGCCTCACAATTCATCTAGCGAAAAAGGCTACTACAGTGCATATCTAAAGTGCCTTGCCTGGAGATCGGTTTGGTCGTTGAACCCATCTCGAATCGCCTGCTCGTCCTCACCTACGCCAAACTTCTTGTCCCGCCTCTTATTCTCCCACCACATGTACTGCCTCAAGAAGACGGCAACGGCAAACATGCCACAGTAGCACACGATCAGCCCAGTCAGCGCGGAGAAGTATCTCGGCTTCTCCTTTGCGAAGAAGATGTTCGCGCCGGCGATGTTGCCCGCGGCGTAGAATACGAACCACAGCCCGTTCGCTGTGCTGCGCTTCGTGTGGCCAGCGATGTTGCTGGTCAGGAGGTTCCAGGACAGGATGACGGGCGCGCCGACTATGTATTGCAGCCAGGTGCATCCGACAAGGCTCCAGCGTTGTGAGAGGGGCGCGAGGCGGATTCCGAGAAGGCCGCCGAGTGGTGGCAGGCAGATGAGGGCCAGGATCAGGCAACGCGAGTCTTTGAAGTATCCCGCGGCCAGTCCGCAGACTGGCACGACGAGGAACTCGATGGCGCCGGTGGGGAGCTGGAGCAGCGTCGCGTAGATGCCGCTGAATCCGAAGCCGCGAATCAGACTGGACGCGAAGTTGCTCACTCCGCCGTTGATGACTCCACACCCCAGGCCGATGAGCACAAGGCAGTGCACCTTGAAATCCATAAACGCCTCGAGCGCCTGGCTCTTGTGGAACTGCTTCGTCTTGACGCCAATCATGTTACCCGCGATCCGATCAATCGCCACGATGCGCTGCTTGTGCGTGAGGAACTTGGCCGTCGCAGGGCTATCCGGCATCATCCAGAGAAACACCCACGCCCACACGAAATTCACCAGCCCAATGACCAGAAAGATAAGCTGCCATGTCGTGATGTGCGGACTGTGAACGTGGCCTAGTCCGTACCCGAGAAGGGCGCCAACCATGGTCGCCATGCCGTTGAAGGCAAGGAATACACACATCCGCAGCGGCTGCTCAGAGCGCGTGTAGAACATGGACACGATGTTCATGATGGCGGGCGAGATGGACGCCTCGAACATGCCGAGCAGGAAGCGGAGGACGAGCATGCCGGCGTAGTTTTTGGCCGCGACGTGGCAGCAGAGCAGGATCGACCAGAGGAGGATCATGCTGCCGGTGTATTTCGACACGGGGAGGCGCTGGATGAGGTAGTTTGCTGGGAGTGCCCAGAAAAGATAGCCAAAGTTGAAGATGGCGGCTACCCAGGAGTAGCGCTGGCCTTCGAGTCCGAGGTCGGGGATCAGAGTGTAGGCGGACGCGTAGTTGAGGGAAAGCTTATCAAGGAATTGGATCATGTATGTCATGCAGATCTGGCCATGGTCAGTAATGGAGCTTAGATGGTTCTGCGGAAAGATGCCATACCATCGGCATGATAACCCAGTCGATCTTCCGCAGTACGATTTTCCTTTCCGCGTCGAGCTCTTCTCTTGTGTACTGCCTGACCTCGAGATACAGATCAGCACCGATGTCGTGCATCTGCTTCTCAACAGCCATTTGACCTTCGTCTACGCTCGGTGCTAGCACAACCGGCGACATGTCATCTTTCTTCTCCGACATTCTTGCCTTGATCTTTGTCTGGCTCGAAATGGTACAATGTAGGTCACCGAGGGTCAAGTTGGTGTTGAAACGGCACCTGCTATAACACGATGCTAAGCACAAGCAATGTATCGTGGGATCCTCGCCATCTTATACTAATCACACTACGAATCTGCCCACTCTTAGCATGGTGTGTCAGTACCAACGTATCAACGGTTATGCATACGGCTATCATCGTATCGTGTTGAGGGGTGCTTATCGCGATTCGCCAAGCTTGACCTATCATCGCCATTCGTAGTTGCAGAATGCATGCAAGTGGCATAGTGACGTCGATCCTCCCGGTGGTCGAATCGAGTAACTCCCGGCTGCACATGCCCTGGCTGGCGTAATGGGCGTCTAAGTAAGGGTACCGTCAGCCGCAGTTTTGAACTCTTCAATCGCTTTATCTGCGACTCCTCAACAGGATGCATACCGACAGTCGTCGGTACACGGACGAATGCACGATCAGTTGTGCACATAACTGCTTGCATTGAGTATTGTGACGATGCGACTAGTTAGAGTCTTTGGTGCTTGACCTCGACAAATCATCGCCAAAGACCGTACGCGCCGGCAGTGTACTTCCAAAGCTTGACGGTACCGTCTTCACTGCCTGTCGCATACAGCTTGCCGTCAGGCGAAAAGCTTGCCGACCAGACAGGACCGTGGTGACCTTTGTTCGTCTCCAGCTCTTTCTCCTCGTCGAAATCCCAAAGCCTGACCCACGTGTCATTCTGGTTGCTACCACCAGTAATGAACCTTCGTGCTCCGCTGTGCAGAGCCACGCTAGCAATCTCATAGGGTGTCTTGATGGTCTTGATCAGCGACCCTGGCTGGAGGCTGTTGAAGAAATAAACGCTGTTTCCAGCGGCTACACTCAGTATGCCGTCCGGAGAGGTGTTATCCAACTCGCACGTGCCTACTACGCCCTCAACAGCGTACTCGCCAATCATCGACTGTGTCCGCAGATCCCACCACCTGATCTTCTTGTCCTCTGCAGCCGTGATCAAGATGTTCGGGTCCGATGTCCAGACAATCGACTTGATGGTACCGGTGTGTACGCCAGCGCCAATCTCATAGCTTGGAGCTGAATCACCCTGAGACAGGTCGAAAATGCGCAATTTCTTCTCCATGCCTCCTGTCGCCAGGATTTGCGGGTTTGGTTGATTGGGGAATGCGACAGCGCGAACGATGTGGTTGTGCGAAAGAGTGTGGAGGGCTTCGCCGGTGTGCGTATCCCATACTTTTCTGCGGATGGTCAGGCAATGGCTCCGTGGTCTCACACGCAACAACTTACGCAGAGAAGTCTGCAGAGGCAGTCGCTGCGAGCGAAGCATCTGAAGAAAGCCTCGCTTGCCAGACTGCGCCCTTGTGACCCAAGAAGGTTCCAATCCAGTCGCCAGTCACACCATCGCGCAACATAGGATTGCCATCCTTGCATGCTGAGATGATGTAGAACTGGTCCTCGTCCACAATGGAGGAAAAGTGTATATGGGGAACAGGTCGAGAATGCCCGTGGCAGGTGAGGGGCACGACTTTGGTAGTCTCAGGCATGGTTGCAGCAAATGAGTGTCGGTAGCGTATACAAAGGGAAGTCGATGTATGCAGTGAGGTCcggcgaagaagacgaggGGCTGTGTTATCGAGTCCGGTGGGCGGTGAGAATAGAGAAGGAGGGCGTGTGATCTATCGCGAGAAATCGTGGTGATGCGCTGGTGGGGTGCTCGTACTGCAACACTACGCCAACAGCAAGCCAAGCGGTTACAGGACAAGACAACAGAGAACGAAAAAGGCGAGAGAGTCGTTACAGGTCGTGAAGTCGTAAAAGCGGTTTGCGCTGCAAGATGAAATGTCGCAAGGGACCCTTTCGAGGGGTATCTTGAAACGCCCACTAGGCCTTCATTAGCGTGAAAGCCAACCTCCATCGCATTCAGTCTTGAGATAGATAATTGAATACAGTGGTTGCTCTGAGATTCTCGTCATACAGTGATAATTTCCAAATTTCTCAGTGATTGCAAGGACGCTGTCTCtctactatttactagcttgtgcgctgcCCAAGCACCTTGTGAGCATACAGAGTTGATCCAGTTACAACTCAGAGAAAGCTCACATCATACTCTCTGCCTGACAAAGACGGACGGATGCATAAGAAACAGTCGACTTTCGATGGCAGTTGAATGCTTTGCCATCCTGCTTTGTAGTTTCATCGACGACTGTACGCTCAACATCTACAACAGAGAGGGGTGGAGCACCGTTGGTGTAGTCGGCTTGGATTATCGTAGCCCTTCAAAGTGGTCCTGAGTGGATCCGACTTCTATGTGTTTTCTGTGAGCGCCAAGAAATTGCATCGCGCGACATCGACGGTCAAAGTCATATTTCATTAGTCCCTTACGTACACGCCACTCAGTACTTCCCACTCTCATTGACTAGTCCCTTATCCACattctccttcttgctcttTTGGCTCCACTCGGGCGCTTCATCGATaccatcctcctcctccttgtcGCCGATCTCCTTAGTCTTGTGCACGCTCGTCGGCAGATGCTCGCCCGGCGCATATACAGTGATCAACTCAAGCGGTGTGTCGCCCTTGGTGACGAACTGGTGCTGTGTGCCTGCAGGGACAACGACAACATCGCCAGCCTTGACTTCTTGGTCCTTGCCATTAACAGTGGCCAGACCGCGGCCGGATGTGAACATGAGGATCTGATCGACAGTGTGTACCTAAAACAACAGTCAGCTCAGCACTCACATACGCTCTAGAAGAGCGGAGAGAAGACAAAAACACGTACCTCGTCGCCAATGTCACCGCCAACAGGGACTTCCATAGCCACGATCTGGCTGAAAAGTCCCGTGTGCAGCACCGTCCTGAAGTCTCCAAATTCGCGCTTGCTGCTCAGCAGTCCTGCGAAATGGACCATCTCGTGCTGTGGCGGCTCGTCCTTGCGGTTCCCGGCCTTCTTGTAGGCGTCCATTGTGCGTGTGGTGGTAGAGAAGTACTTTGTCGAGTTGAGTGTAGCTGGTCGTAAAGATCGAAGCAGCGAGGTCGTAAGTCGTACAGTATTGAACATTGAGTATATGTGAGAATTGTAGAAAAGGATGGAGTATATGTGCATGCTGCCGCGGTCTTAATGGCATCTGGTGATGCATCATCGTCATCACGCAACGCGACGCGGTCTAGGTGCATGACGTCAGTACACGATACATTCAATGCAGTCGAGATGGGATCCGCGTTGTTCCAGTATTGTCCAACGTCTCAATCAGGCTGGCGTACGAGATGCTTGTAATTGGGGGAGACACCGTACCTTG
The window above is part of the Ascochyta rabiei chromosome 1, complete sequence genome. Proteins encoded here:
- a CDS encoding Clathrin light chain; translated protein: MADRFPSLDEFDAGQSEARGDATNFDALGDDANDDFLSRERAILGDDADQFASENDKLATVEDGDDDLLGGDFGGQANVGAQEIGGFESSFPAIDTTNEHMAPGGTITGPTLPFLPGQPAPSFTPQRSDSPEPDVIREWRERRELQIQHRDEVSAERKSKTIQEAQQNIDDFYENYNNKKDKEIAKTRKEAEEFLANRDDTTAGGTSWERIAKLVDLSGKGTKGGASGSEKARFRELLLSLRKDDKAPGSTGY
- a CDS encoding Bacterial ABC-type protein transporter, which encodes MHIYSILFYNSHIYSMFNTVRLTTSLLRSLRPATLNSTKYFSTTTRTMDAYKKAGNRKDEPPQHEMVHFAGLLSSKREFGDFRTVLHTGLFSQIVAMEVPVGGDIGDEVHTVDQILMFTSGRGLATVNGKDQEVKAGDVVVVPAGTQHQFVTKGDTPLELITVYAPGEHLPTSVHKTKEIGDKEEEDGIDEAPEWSQKSKKENVDKGLVNESGKY